From Vibrio fortis, a single genomic window includes:
- a CDS encoding GNAT family N-acetyltransferase has protein sequence MKIKENIQVNNVFAQKLISREFCEGMTENEIKHYQNALQKQFEEARKTARYDSETIIKKDARGKLVYGLLAQNTDQAIIISGLYVKQTKRGLGIAKALIKKYLDYAKKQNKPILIEIDKNQDHDIRYFYEQFGFNRLVTGLTPNNNHLVSEEDLQKLNELAGEDSSYTREELCAFSGIAEEDMTADMMKAVCMMMDQQKKAA, from the coding sequence ATGAAAATCAAAGAAAACATTCAAGTAAACAACGTTTTTGCTCAAAAATTAATTTCAAGAGAGTTTTGTGAAGGCATGACAGAAAATGAGATTAAGCATTATCAAAACGCTCTTCAAAAGCAATTTGAGGAAGCAAGAAAAACAGCACGTTATGATAGTGAGACAATTATTAAAAAGGATGCAAGAGGAAAGTTGGTTTATGGGCTTTTAGCACAAAATACTGACCAAGCAATTATAATTAGTGGTTTGTATGTCAAACAAACTAAACGAGGATTAGGTATCGCTAAAGCATTGATTAAAAAGTATTTGGATTATGCGAAAAAACAAAATAAACCAATTCTGATTGAAATTGATAAAAATCAAGATCATGACATTAGATACTTCTATGAACAATTCGGTTTTAATCGATTAGTGACAGGATTAACACCAAACAATAATCATCTTGTTTCAGAAGAAGATCTGCAAAAACTTAATGAACTTGCAGGAGAAGATAGTAGTTATACAAGAGAAGAGTTATGTGCATTTTCTGGTATAGCAGAAGAAGATATGACCGCAGACATGATGAAAGCTGTATGCATGATGATGGATCAACAGAAGAAAGCAGCGTAG
- a CDS encoding GNAT family N-acetyltransferase: MIEELTTTFTENDYEAAEKVISEYLVQTGFEGNVEEQVVENLAFLCKENILRNCDFYTHSVFMDGSFIGGFVLKEYDDAFKINYMVVTGKYQNQGLGTIMARQVRHIESMTGKPSFVLVNRNEAADVSNFYNSVGYGLVFDNVDGGGDSLFMCDEKSLSRIEDNQNAENAMVYPNTVSNIKAAHLLAA; this comes from the coding sequence ATGATTGAAGAACTAACTACTACTTTTACAGAAAATGATTATGAAGCTGCAGAAAAAGTTATCAGTGAGTATCTCGTTCAAACTGGTTTTGAAGGAAACGTTGAAGAGCAAGTGGTAGAAAATCTGGCATTTCTTTGTAAAGAAAACATACTGCGTAATTGTGATTTTTATACGCATAGTGTTTTTATGGATGGGAGTTTTATTGGTGGTTTTGTACTAAAAGAATATGATGATGCATTCAAAATCAACTATATGGTTGTGACGGGAAAATATCAAAATCAGGGTCTTGGTACAATAATGGCTCGTCAAGTCAGACACATAGAGTCAATGACTGGTAAACCAAGTTTTGTTCTTGTAAATCGTAATGAAGCTGCTGATGTCTCTAATTTTTATAACAGCGTTGGTTATGGATTAGTTTTTGATAATGTTGATGGTGGTGGTGATTCGTTATTTATGTGTGATGAAAAATCTTTGTCAAGAATTGAAGATAATCAAAATGCTGAAAACGCAATGGTTTACCCAAACACAGTATCAAACATTAAAGCAGCACATCTTTTAGCTGCTTAA
- a CDS encoding RCC1 domain-containing protein, with protein MNIKLITLSIVAATTSLSVNAGFVSVIDGSVGSEANPPESIVIGEIDGGTPPQPDPSGTARYKDIYGVYDGAFAIDKNGDLWAIGDNQMGNFGNGSTAKLNDWSKVATGDYVDVAASGGGSILINSTGDLLATGANWGGRLGDGTENDFHTWKVVQSGSFKQVEAGNGEFFAIDSSNNLWAVQSNSWTVIASNVKDISAYDSDNIFYIDTSGELYYRDNYGTWHKGWVSGGEDLVGHYLVKSDGVYEVRNDGTERLAVSGQYDQVVMAAESWRGLKDGDVYFCGRSCTLEESGDFVNLAHEPISDTTLLADDGNDLYVKGHGVFGGSTLTVNNPE; from the coding sequence ATGAATATTAAATTAATTACATTATCAATTGTCGCAGCAACAACAAGTTTATCAGTAAATGCAGGATTTGTATCAGTTATAGATGGAAGTGTAGGAAGTGAAGCAAATCCACCAGAGAGTATCGTTATTGGTGAAATTGATGGTGGTACACCACCACAACCAGATCCATCAGGTACGGCAAGATATAAAGACATATACGGTGTTTATGATGGTGCATTTGCAATAGATAAAAACGGTGATTTATGGGCTATCGGTGATAACCAAATGGGTAATTTTGGTAATGGTTCAACCGCAAAGTTAAACGATTGGTCAAAAGTCGCAACTGGTGATTATGTTGATGTAGCTGCAAGCGGTGGTGGCTCAATACTAATAAATTCAACAGGAGATTTACTTGCAACAGGAGCAAATTGGGGTGGACGTTTAGGTGATGGTACTGAAAATGATTTCCATACTTGGAAAGTTGTTCAATCAGGAAGTTTCAAACAGGTAGAAGCTGGTAATGGAGAGTTCTTCGCAATTGATTCATCAAATAATCTTTGGGCTGTACAAAGCAACTCTTGGACAGTTATTGCATCCAATGTAAAAGACATTTCGGCTTACGATAGTGACAATATCTTTTACATCGATACGTCAGGCGAACTTTATTATAGAGACAATTACGGAACATGGCATAAAGGCTGGGTATCAGGCGGTGAGGATTTAGTAGGTCATTATCTTGTTAAGAGTGATGGAGTCTACGAAGTAAGGAATGATGGAACAGAAAGGTTAGCGGTTTCAGGACAATATGATCAGGTTGTAATGGCTGCTGAGTCATGGAGAGGTTTAAAAGATGGTGATGTTTATTTCTGTGGTAGGTCATGTACGTTGGAAGAATCAGGTGATTTTGTAAATCTGGCTCATGAGCCAATTTCAGATACAACACTTTTAGCTGATGATGGAAATGATTTGTATGTGAAGGGGCATGGTGTTTTTGGTGGCTCAACTTTAACCGTAAATAATCCAGAATAA
- a CDS encoding recombinase family protein, which yields MKPTIITYLRYSSKQQAEGLSEYRQSEINRKFVEKFCAEHEVDLNEVISLKDLGVSAYRGLNLTLGSFSQTIKKFKSGEIKKKFNEDGEINTYLIVESLDRITRTGPFKSTQIFTELLEYTNIVVLADGEKKIYSKKSIDSTHGMMDLFMALISLQRSHSESLMKEYRSRKSWEKKREDLLNYFTLPEEEREGLERPKNATAMCPFWLTAKKDGRGYDFIPENKKVMDFLIEKLLDGNGMTRSVRLLNDEIDKGTLKPKLKKANRKTRHFRAAAYSGLFNSEISTVKGDYLLTESYYPTEDDVEQGKYPEKHLGKRVRKEIAVLKNYYPALMTESQAAYIRSLMGERRSKGIKPNKGIKNLAQGILRCPHCNSTYIKAKDRKNVYLRCNLSREGLCKAKVIKHGVFEHNLLQFCKGLNINKIISNQNNDSALESSLNDLEKKKIPLQVQKSELEAEIAQLVTNIGSIKIPSLLEKVQEDYLAKENELKKIFQELDLIETSTMKLQNQISMSTGDNSLKELIELTLDENADDEIRQRFNVELNKIVKHMTVVYRDTEENPFGYHMISIQFLDGVHRLIPVHEKLTDKIYNILPYQDTVKIDSVDFSETVILPPDYIDGLESGRYPKLEDMAKYYQENPAKYLKIKHQLDEADEIHT from the coding sequence GTGAAGCCAACCATCATTACTTATCTACGATATTCCAGTAAACAACAAGCGGAAGGTCTATCAGAATATCGACAAAGTGAGATCAACAGAAAGTTCGTAGAGAAGTTTTGTGCAGAACATGAAGTTGACTTAAATGAAGTCATTTCACTGAAAGACTTGGGTGTAAGTGCTTACCGAGGATTGAACCTCACACTTGGCTCTTTCAGCCAAACCATCAAAAAATTCAAATCGGGTGAGATTAAGAAAAAGTTCAATGAAGATGGTGAGATAAACACCTATCTTATCGTTGAAAGCTTAGACCGTATAACTCGTACAGGACCTTTCAAATCAACACAAATCTTCACTGAATTACTCGAATACACAAACATTGTGGTTTTGGCTGATGGTGAAAAGAAAATCTATTCAAAAAAATCTATCGACTCGACACATGGGATGATGGACCTCTTCATGGCTTTGATAAGCTTACAACGTTCTCACTCCGAATCTCTTATGAAAGAGTACCGTTCACGTAAATCATGGGAAAAAAAACGTGAAGATTTGCTTAATTACTTCACTTTACCAGAAGAAGAAAGAGAAGGTTTGGAACGTCCCAAAAATGCAACTGCAATGTGTCCGTTCTGGTTAACAGCTAAGAAAGATGGTCGTGGCTACGATTTCATTCCTGAAAATAAAAAGGTTATGGATTTTCTGATAGAAAAGCTATTAGACGGTAACGGAATGACCAGATCTGTGCGTCTTTTAAATGATGAAATTGATAAAGGAACGCTTAAACCAAAGCTTAAAAAGGCAAATCGAAAAACAAGACACTTTAGAGCAGCAGCTTACAGTGGTTTGTTTAACTCTGAGATCTCAACAGTTAAAGGTGATTATCTTTTAACGGAATCGTACTACCCAACTGAAGATGATGTTGAACAAGGTAAATACCCTGAGAAGCATCTTGGAAAGCGTGTGCGTAAAGAAATTGCTGTTTTAAAGAATTACTATCCAGCACTCATGACTGAAAGCCAAGCTGCTTATATTCGTAGTTTGATGGGTGAAAGGCGTTCAAAAGGTATTAAACCGAATAAAGGGATTAAAAACCTCGCACAAGGCATTCTAAGATGCCCTCATTGCAACAGTACATATATCAAGGCAAAAGACAGAAAAAACGTCTACCTAAGATGTAATCTTTCAAGAGAGGGACTGTGTAAAGCGAAAGTGATTAAACATGGCGTGTTTGAACATAACTTACTTCAATTTTGCAAGGGGTTAAATATCAATAAAATCATCTCTAATCAGAACAATGATAGTGCGCTTGAAAGTTCGTTGAATGACTTAGAGAAAAAAAAGATACCTTTGCAAGTTCAAAAATCTGAACTCGAAGCTGAAATTGCTCAATTGGTGACTAATATAGGTAGCATAAAAATCCCTTCACTTCTGGAAAAAGTTCAGGAAGATTATCTTGCAAAAGAAAATGAACTGAAAAAGATCTTTCAAGAATTAGATTTGATAGAAACATCTACAATGAAATTGCAAAATCAGATTTCGATGTCAACTGGTGATAATTCATTAAAGGAATTGATTGAGTTAACCTTAGATGAAAATGCTGATGATGAAATAAGACAAAGATTTAATGTAGAATTAAACAAAATAGTTAAACACATGACTGTTGTTTATAGGGATACAGAAGAAAATCCATTTGGTTATCACATGATTTCTATCCAATTTTTGGATGGAGTTCATAGGTTAATACCAGTACATGAAAAACTAACAGATAAAATTTATAACATTTTGCCATATCAAGATACCGTGAAAATCGATTCAGTTGATTTTTCTGAAACAGTTATACTTCCACCTGATTATATCGATGGGTTAGAGAGTGGAAGATACCCTAAACTTGAAGATATGGCTAAATACTATCAAGAGAATCCAGCAAAGTATCTTAAGATTAAACATCAACTTGACGAAGCAGATGAGATTCATACTTAA
- the msrB gene encoding peptide-methionine (R)-S-oxide reductase MsrB — translation MKKLSKILVSLVVALPLVSLFVSQTGTANTMDKAAHSGKTEVATLAGGCFWCTESDLEKLNGVIDVVSGYSGGKLENPTYKQVASGKTEHIEVIKVVYDPSVVNYEQVLDQFFRHIDPTDDKGSFVDRGPQYRPAVFYHDAEQKEIAQNFMNEIEEANLFGAPLKTELIEFKKFWPAEDYHQDYYKKSKVRYNYYRYASGRDQYLDKIFGDDRQENPQTIRQILDGKNQAANVKVYTKPSQDEIKQKLTSLQYNVTQKDATERPFNNEYWDNKEEGIYVDIVTGEPLFSSKDKYKSGTGWPSFTQPINDNYIVTTTDYKLLYPRTEVRSRFGDSHLGHVFKDGPKPTGLRYCMNSAAMRFIPVEKLAEEGYEEYLEMFEG, via the coding sequence ATGAAGAAATTATCTAAAATATTGGTTTCACTCGTGGTTGCATTACCACTGGTTTCACTATTTGTTAGCCAAACAGGCACAGCCAATACAATGGATAAAGCGGCACACTCAGGTAAAACCGAAGTTGCAACTTTAGCTGGCGGTTGCTTCTGGTGTACCGAGTCCGATCTTGAAAAGCTCAATGGGGTGATTGATGTTGTTTCGGGTTACTCAGGAGGGAAACTGGAAAACCCAACATACAAGCAAGTGGCGTCAGGCAAAACTGAACACATTGAGGTAATCAAAGTTGTCTATGACCCTAGTGTGGTTAACTATGAGCAAGTGCTTGACCAATTCTTTCGCCATATCGACCCGACCGACGACAAAGGTTCGTTCGTAGATCGTGGTCCTCAATATCGTCCAGCTGTTTTCTATCATGATGCTGAACAGAAAGAGATTGCTCAAAACTTCATGAATGAGATTGAAGAAGCAAACCTATTTGGTGCTCCTCTAAAAACTGAGTTGATTGAGTTTAAAAAATTCTGGCCAGCGGAAGATTACCACCAGGATTATTACAAAAAGAGCAAAGTTCGCTATAACTACTACCGCTATGCATCAGGCCGTGATCAATACCTAGACAAAATATTTGGTGATGATCGCCAAGAAAACCCACAAACGATTCGCCAAATATTAGATGGCAAAAACCAAGCTGCAAACGTGAAAGTTTACACTAAGCCTTCACAAGATGAGATCAAACAAAAGCTGACATCGCTGCAATACAATGTGACTCAAAAAGATGCAACTGAGCGCCCTTTCAATAATGAGTATTGGGATAACAAAGAAGAAGGCATCTATGTTGATATAGTAACAGGCGAGCCGCTTTTCTCGTCAAAAGACAAATATAAGTCAGGTACAGGTTGGCCGAGTTTCACGCAACCGATCAACGACAACTACATCGTAACAACAACCGATTACAAATTGCTTTATCCACGTACCGAAGTACGTAGCCGCTTTGGTGATTCACACCTTGGTCATGTGTTCAAAGATGGTCCAAAGCCCACAGGATTACGTTACTGCATGAACTCAGCCGCTATGCGATTCATTCCGGTCGAGAAGCTCGCTGAAGAGGGTTACGAAGAGTATTTAGAGATGTTTGAAGGGTAA
- a CDS encoding TrkH family potassium uptake protein, protein MHSVHRKGLFYTLKPDNKPKKGSEPKIILTSFLGVLIPSALLLTLPVFSVTGLSFTDALFTATSAISVTGLGVVDTGTHFTLSGKILLMFLMQVGGLGQMTLSAVLLYMFGVRLSLKQQALAKEALGQDKRVNLRSLVKKIIAFALIAELIGFALLCFRWVPEYGWATGSFYALFHAISAFNNAGFALFSDSMMTFVDDPLVIFTLAGLFIFGGLGFTVIGDLTSNWRRGFNHLHLHTKIMLTATPTLLLVGTVLFWLLERDNSETMQGLTTNGQWLAAFFQSASARTAGFNSVDLTHYTQPALLVMIVLMLIGAGSTSTGGGIKVSTFAVAFVATWSFLRQKKHVVMFKRTVSWQAVTKSLAIIVVSGAMLTTAMFLLMLTEKAAFDRVMFEVISAFATVGLTAGLTANLSEPGKYIMVIVMVIGRIGPLTLAYMLARPEPSLVKYPEDTVLTG, encoded by the coding sequence ATGCACTCAGTTCATAGAAAAGGGCTGTTCTACACCTTAAAGCCAGACAATAAGCCTAAGAAGGGATCGGAGCCCAAGATTATCCTTACTAGCTTTCTTGGTGTCCTTATTCCTTCGGCTCTGCTCCTTACTCTGCCTGTATTCTCCGTTACAGGTCTATCATTCACCGATGCGCTTTTCACTGCCACATCGGCCATTAGTGTTACAGGGTTAGGTGTGGTAGATACAGGAACGCACTTTACCCTGTCTGGAAAAATCTTATTAATGTTTCTGATGCAGGTTGGTGGACTCGGGCAAATGACTTTGTCTGCTGTCCTGCTGTATATGTTTGGTGTGAGACTCAGCTTGAAGCAGCAAGCACTTGCCAAAGAGGCGTTAGGGCAAGATAAACGTGTGAACCTCAGAAGCTTAGTCAAAAAGATCATTGCCTTTGCACTCATCGCTGAATTGATTGGTTTTGCTCTTCTATGTTTCCGTTGGGTTCCGGAATATGGATGGGCAACAGGGAGTTTTTACGCTCTGTTCCATGCTATTTCAGCTTTTAACAATGCGGGTTTTGCACTGTTTTCAGATAGCATGATGACGTTCGTTGATGACCCTCTGGTTATTTTTACCCTGGCTGGATTGTTCATCTTTGGAGGCTTGGGGTTTACTGTCATTGGTGATCTCACCTCGAACTGGCGTCGTGGCTTTAATCACCTGCATCTTCATACCAAAATCATGTTAACAGCGACTCCGACGCTACTTTTAGTCGGAACTGTATTGTTCTGGTTATTAGAACGCGATAATAGTGAAACGATGCAAGGACTTACAACGAACGGTCAATGGCTGGCAGCATTCTTTCAATCAGCCAGTGCTCGTACTGCAGGTTTTAATAGTGTTGACCTTACTCACTATACTCAGCCCGCTCTGCTTGTCATGATTGTATTGATGCTAATCGGTGCCGGTTCAACGTCAACCGGGGGAGGGATCAAGGTATCGACGTTTGCAGTGGCGTTTGTGGCGACGTGGAGTTTCTTGCGTCAGAAAAAACACGTGGTGATGTTTAAGCGCACCGTTTCTTGGCAAGCGGTGACTAAATCACTCGCAATTATCGTGGTCAGTGGAGCCATGTTGACGACAGCGATGTTTTTGCTGATGTTAACGGAGAAAGCGGCGTTTGATCGCGTGATGTTTGAAGTGATATCAGCCTTTGCAACTGTTGGTCTGACCGCAGGGCTGACGGCTAATCTTTCTGAACCGGGTAAGTACATTATGGTCATTGTGATGGTCATTGGCCGAATAGGACCATTAACTTTAGCCTACATGTTAGCTCGACCAGAGCCTTCATTAGTGAAATACCCAGAAGATACCGTTTTAACGGGTTAA
- a CDS encoding potassium channel family protein — protein sequence MTDKQFAVIGLGRFGLAVCRELQDSGAQVLAVDINEERVKEAAAFVSQGIVANCTSEQTVKELRLDEYDMIMVSIGSDVNASILTTLVVKEAGSKTVWVKANDKFHAKILAKIGADHVILPERDMGIRVARKMLDRRVLEFIDLGSELALTEIVIGHNLLGRPLSDLKLCQQNEVHVLGFKRGPNLVKAPELDISLEIGDVVIIAGPKELLANRLKSLS from the coding sequence ATGACGGATAAACAGTTTGCTGTGATTGGTTTAGGACGTTTTGGGCTTGCAGTATGTAGAGAGCTTCAAGATTCTGGAGCGCAAGTGTTAGCGGTGGATATTAACGAAGAGCGAGTTAAAGAAGCGGCAGCCTTTGTTTCACAAGGTATTGTGGCGAATTGTACCAGTGAACAAACCGTGAAAGAGTTACGATTGGACGAATATGACATGATCATGGTTTCAATTGGGTCGGATGTGAATGCGAGCATTCTAACTACACTCGTTGTGAAAGAGGCAGGCTCCAAAACCGTGTGGGTAAAGGCGAACGATAAGTTTCACGCTAAGATCCTAGCCAAGATTGGGGCTGACCATGTCATTCTTCCCGAGCGAGATATGGGTATCCGAGTTGCGAGGAAGATGCTCGATAGACGAGTGCTAGAGTTTATCGATCTAGGTAGTGAGCTTGCTCTGACTGAAATCGTTATTGGGCACAACCTGCTAGGGCGGCCACTCTCTGATCTCAAGCTTTGTCAGCAGAATGAGGTTCACGTATTAGGTTTCAAACGTGGCCCTAACTTAGTCAAAGCGCCAGAGTTGGATATTAGTTTAGAGATCGGTGACGTGGTTATCATTGCAGGGCCTAAAGAGTTATTGGCTAATCGACTTAAATCGTTGTCATAA
- a CDS encoding mechanosensitive ion channel family protein yields the protein MNDFFQQVQTYISANHHEWSSSVLFITIASFFAWVAWRILHSRLEILAKKTAFHWDDLLLDALKTPISTVLWCWPGTVSLGLILQGEFGGEINWLRTLKHILIICTFVWFTLRMISNSEEYILAQKKRDETTVQAIAKVFRLFFMVMGALTIMQTFGLSLSGLLTFGGVGGLIVGLAAKDLLSNFFGGMMIYFDRPFKVGDWIRSPDRKIEGTVERIGWRMTIIRTFDKRPIYVPNSVFSNIVVENPSRMLNRRINETIGLRYEDADKMQAIVDDVKTMLENHPDIDAKQTLIVNFDKFGPSSLNFFIYTFTKTVNWIRFHEVKQDVLLKVLEIVHAHKADVAFPTQTLHLQQGVAHIPEHDAPSTPESSL from the coding sequence ATGAACGACTTTTTTCAACAAGTTCAGACTTACATAAGTGCGAACCACCATGAGTGGAGTAGCAGCGTTCTATTCATCACCATTGCCAGCTTCTTCGCATGGGTCGCATGGCGAATTCTTCATAGTCGATTGGAAATTCTGGCCAAGAAAACCGCTTTCCATTGGGATGACTTGCTGCTCGATGCTTTGAAAACACCGATCAGCACCGTGTTGTGGTGTTGGCCTGGCACTGTTTCTTTGGGGTTAATACTTCAAGGGGAGTTTGGAGGTGAAATCAATTGGCTTAGAACCCTAAAGCACATCTTAATCATCTGTACCTTTGTTTGGTTCACTCTCAGAATGATCTCTAACAGCGAGGAGTACATCCTAGCTCAGAAGAAACGAGATGAAACGACAGTACAGGCCATCGCGAAAGTATTCCGTCTATTCTTTATGGTGATGGGTGCACTCACCATCATGCAAACCTTTGGGTTGAGTCTGTCAGGCCTTCTTACTTTTGGTGGTGTAGGTGGTTTAATCGTCGGTTTGGCGGCGAAGGACTTATTATCTAACTTCTTTGGCGGCATGATGATCTACTTCGATCGTCCATTCAAAGTCGGTGACTGGATTCGCTCTCCTGACCGTAAAATTGAAGGCACTGTAGAACGTATTGGATGGCGTATGACCATTATCAGAACCTTCGACAAACGCCCGATCTACGTGCCGAACTCTGTCTTCAGTAATATCGTTGTGGAAAACCCTTCACGCATGCTTAATCGTCGTATCAACGAAACCATCGGCCTGCGTTACGAAGACGCCGATAAAATGCAAGCGATTGTGGATGACGTAAAAACGATGCTAGAGAACCATCCAGATATTGATGCCAAGCAAACGCTCATCGTCAACTTTGACAAGTTTGGCCCTTCATCTCTGAATTTCTTTATCTACACCTTCACGAAAACGGTTAATTGGATTCGTTTTCACGAAGTTAAACAGGATGTGTTACTTAAAGTGCTTGAGATTGTGCACGCGCATAAAGCTGACGTCGCATTCCCAACACAAACCCTACACCTGCAGCAGGGAGTCGCCCATATTCCTGAACACGACGCGCCAAGCACGCCTGAAAGCAGTCTTTAA
- the aroG gene encoding 3-deoxy-7-phosphoheptulonate synthase AroG, giving the protein MFQTDDVRINKVKELLPPVAVLEKFPATEVASSTTFESRKAIHNILEDKDDRLLVIVGPCSIHDPEAALEYGKRLKVLRDELGDRLEIVMRVYFEKPRTTVGWKGLINDPYMDDTFKLNDGLRMGRKLLLDLTDMGMPTASEFLDMITPQYVADLISWGAIGARTTESQVHRELASGLSCPVGFKNGTDGNIKIATDAIRSASSSHHFLSVTKYGHSAIVETAGNPDCHIILRGGKEPNYSAEHVAKIKQELEASGLPQKVMIDFSHANSSKQFKRQLNVSDDVSAQIAGGDAAVFGVMIESHLVEGRQDLVDGKVETYGQSITDACIGWEDTETVLRQLADAVESRRNK; this is encoded by the coding sequence ATGTTTCAAACAGATGATGTACGAATTAATAAAGTAAAAGAGTTATTACCCCCTGTTGCGGTACTAGAAAAGTTTCCTGCGACAGAAGTTGCTTCTTCTACAACTTTTGAAAGCCGTAAAGCGATTCATAATATTTTGGAAGATAAAGATGATCGCCTGCTTGTGATCGTTGGTCCGTGTTCTATTCACGATCCAGAAGCGGCACTTGAGTATGGCAAGCGTTTGAAAGTACTGCGTGATGAGCTGGGTGATCGTCTAGAAATCGTAATGCGTGTTTACTTTGAGAAGCCACGTACTACAGTCGGTTGGAAAGGCCTAATCAACGACCCATACATGGATGACACGTTTAAGCTAAATGACGGCTTGCGTATGGGCCGTAAACTTCTGCTAGACCTAACAGACATGGGTATGCCAACCGCAAGTGAATTCCTAGATATGATCACGCCACAATACGTAGCGGATTTGATCAGCTGGGGTGCAATTGGCGCTCGAACAACGGAATCACAAGTTCACCGTGAGCTAGCATCTGGTCTTTCTTGCCCAGTTGGCTTTAAGAATGGCACTGATGGCAACATCAAGATCGCGACCGACGCTATTCGTTCTGCGAGCTCATCTCACCACTTCTTATCTGTAACTAAATACGGTCACTCTGCTATCGTAGAAACTGCAGGTAATCCAGACTGTCATATTATTCTGCGTGGAGGTAAAGAGCCAAACTACAGCGCAGAGCACGTAGCTAAGATCAAACAAGAACTTGAAGCATCAGGTCTGCCACAAAAAGTGATGATTGATTTCAGCCACGCAAACAGTTCTAAGCAATTTAAGCGTCAATTGAATGTTTCAGACGACGTTAGCGCACAAATCGCTGGCGGTGATGCTGCTGTATTCGGTGTGATGATTGAGTCACACCTAGTTGAAGGTCGCCAAGATCTTGTTGATGGCAAGGTAGAAACTTACGGTCAATCAATCACTGATGCTTGTATTGGTTGGGAAGACACAGAAACTGTTTTGCGTCAGCTGGCGGATGCAGTTGAGAGTCGTCGTAACAAGTAA
- a CDS encoding DUF3820 family protein: protein MLDKENLMKLARVQMPFGKYTGRVLIDLPEEYLLWFDKKGFPNGELGDLLKLCLALKIEGLDSVVKPLKRM, encoded by the coding sequence ATGCTAGACAAAGAAAATTTGATGAAATTGGCTCGAGTACAGATGCCATTTGGAAAGTACACAGGGCGAGTGCTGATAGACCTTCCGGAAGAATATTTGCTGTGGTTTGACAAGAAAGGTTTCCCTAACGGGGAGCTTGGAGACTTGTTGAAGCTCTGTTTGGCGTTGAAAATTGAAGGGCTAGACAGCGTAGTTAAGCCTCTGAAAAGAATGTAA
- a CDS encoding DUF3313 domain-containing protein, translated as MRFLKYFLLVAISMTLFGCAGGPIQKATKFTSYEDFTSGPDGGVDLVWARIGLRDVDRLQNKLDEYDSVVIDQIFVLTEEGSIDSDDVQELTDHMLERLTERISQYKTVVSEPNGRSLRISIALSNVETPNPILAVTSSVLPFGLAMSTISKVATGEHTNVGSASIELLVSDAQDGTPLFAAIDRQAGNKDFSTMIDSLDDAKDAINYWVERLGVTLANRE; from the coding sequence ATGCGATTTCTAAAATACTTCCTTCTGGTTGCCATCAGTATGACTCTTTTTGGGTGTGCTGGTGGCCCAATCCAAAAAGCCACTAAATTCACTTCTTATGAAGACTTCACCTCAGGTCCAGACGGCGGTGTCGACCTAGTATGGGCTCGCATTGGTCTGCGCGATGTAGATCGCCTACAGAACAAATTAGATGAGTATGATTCAGTAGTGATTGACCAAATCTTCGTGTTGACCGAAGAGGGTTCGATAGATTCTGATGACGTCCAAGAATTAACGGATCACATGTTAGAGCGCTTGACCGAAAGAATTTCCCAATACAAAACGGTTGTTAGTGAGCCTAATGGTCGTAGCTTGAGGATTAGTATCGCGTTGAGCAATGTCGAAACGCCTAATCCTATCTTAGCAGTGACGAGCAGCGTGTTGCCTTTCGGTTTAGCCATGTCAACGATCTCTAAGGTGGCCACTGGTGAGCACACCAATGTGGGGAGTGCCAGTATTGAGTTGTTGGTCAGTGATGCGCAAGATGGCACGCCACTGTTTGCCGCTATTGATCGCCAAGCAGGAAACAAAGATTTCTCAACGATGATTGACTCCCTTGATGACGCTAAAGATGCGATTAATTACTGGGTTGAACGTTTAGGTGTTACTCTAGCTAACAGAGAATAA